GAAGATAACGAGGTGATAATATGGAACCTATGGTCAAGCAACTTTTAGCATGGTCCGAAGAATTAAAGCTGCATAATGTAGAACCTGGAGTAGATGAAGTCATTACTTCTATGGTTGAATATATCTATACTCAGCAGAAAAAAATCATTCATCTTGAAGAGAAACTAAGTATGGAAAATGGTATAAAACATTAAAATGAGCCCCACCTTTGGCGGAAGGTGAGGCTCTATCCTTGCTTTGAAAAATTATAAAAGTAAGCAAGGATTTAATTATTATATCATCTGATTTATTCTTTCTGAAATATTCATACCATAGTGCTCTTCAAAATGTATTTAATCGGATGCATAATTCCACAAAAAGGGAAACTCATGACATCAAAGAGCCACTACCTTTTATAGCTTTAAAAATTCTGATACTCCTCAAAAATGATTATTTTAAAATGACAATGCTCTATAATGTAATTTAACTCATGAGAAGGTTTGAGGGCAGCTAAACCTTACATCATGCCGCCCATGGATTCTTCAGTATTAATAGAGAAAAATAACATACTAATCAATTAAGGAGCTCAATTTTTCTCAGCGCATGGCACTTGCTTAGTATATTAAAACATGATCAAAAATGAGCAAGAGTATGTCATTTAGTATGTCAACTGATCCAGCGCTTTTTGACTAACATAACAGAAGTTCATTTCCAGTATTAATCAAAATTTACTGTCGGAACACCTGCCTCACTTAACAAATCATATAATTGTGAAATATTTTGATGGCCCTGTGGTAAGTACTTTAATTCCCTATAATGGAGCACTTCTCTTGCTTTACTAAAAGTAAAAATTACTCTTTCCTTAGCTCTTGATAAAGCAACAAAAAAAGCTTTCTTATCGGACTCAGTTTGGGACCCAAAGCTCCAGAAGGCACCGTCCTCAAGCCCAAGGAAGATTACAGTATTATACTCTAATCCTTTACTTTTATGGATTGTCATAATTGGAACACTAAAATCACCCAGAAAGTCTCTGATTGCAAGTTCCCAATCCCGTTGTTTGCTTAGGGATTGCCAAAGTTTATTTGCGGTATCTTTTACTATTTCATCTAAGTACCTTGACTTTCTATACTTAGGGAAGTATGCTTTTAGCCTATTTGACCCTACAAAAGAGATTATATTTTGTAAAAGTGAATGTATATCCTCTTCAAGGTTATTTTGTATTTTAATTCTTTCTAATTCCCCAGACAAACGATCTACAAATTCTGACGTTCTTTGTTCAAGGTTATATAAAGCATCATAATTGCTTTTTTCTTCTCCTCCTCTAACAGTGGATATGAAGTCAATAGTATCCAACCATACCTTTGGTTTAGAACCTGGTAATGACAATTTTAAAAAGTTTATCATTAACTCTACGCATTCTTCTGAAAGAAGGTCTTGAAATTCCTTTTCTAACCTAGAGCTAATATTTAATTCTTCGAGTGATAACATTAGTTGCTTGCAATAAATATGTTCTTGTTGCTTTACAATAATACAAAAATCTCTTGGTTCTAAATTGTCTATATTTATCCAATTATTTATTGCCCTTGCTACTGATGTTGCTTCCTTAATGTGATTTTCGTAATTCCAAATTTCACAGAATCCATCCATGCTATCCCATTCCCCTGACACTTCAACATTTACATTGTTGGGACTAAGGTTTTGGGATAACACGTTTTGTATTTGTACTAATTTTGGGGCTGATCTGAAATTTTTCACTAACCTTTTTTCTTTTGAAGTAAAATCAGTTTTAAAAGTACCAAAAGCATCCGGAAGGGCACCTGCCCAACCCATTATCCTCTGTTTTTCATCACCAACCGCAGTAATATAATTTCGGGAACCTTCAAATAAAGTTTTGAGCAAGGTATACTGTAATTTTGTTGTATCTTGAAATTCATCTAAAAACACATGAGTGTATGTTGCTCTAATAGCTCTGATAAGCATCGGATTATTATTTAATAAACAATCAGCAAGCAATGATATCATTGGGAATGTAAGGGAACTATTTAAATTAGACTTTCCTTTTATTAATAGGTCCCAAGATCGATGCACTAACCAAGAATATAGGTCATCTTCTTGTACTTCTTTTGGTAGTTCCTCTACCAATTTCTTTTGAAATACTGATGGCGTAAATTCGTAATACCAATTTGGAAA
The Halobacillus halophilus DSM 2266 DNA segment above includes these coding regions:
- a CDS encoding UvrD-helicase domain-containing protein is translated as MSFIVPENWKPANNMVLEEAAYQSVKHEGNLSVAAGPGAGKTELLAQKAGFLLETGICKPPHKILAISFKVDAAKNLEDRVINRYGKSLAKRFESRTFDSFAKSLVDQFLFSLPTDYRPSSDYDLILRPQDLTNIIKENLTESNPYFPNWYYEFTPSVFQKKLVEELPKEVQEDDLYSWLVHRSWDLLIKGKSNLNSSLTFPMISLLADCLLNNNPMLIRAIRATYTHVFLDEFQDTTKLQYTLLKTLFEGSRNYITAVGDEKQRIMGWAGALPDAFGTFKTDFTSKEKRLVKNFRSAPKLVQIQNVLSQNLSPNNVNVEVSGEWDSMDGFCEIWNYENHIKEATSVARAINNWINIDNLEPRDFCIIVKQQEHIYCKQLMLSLEELNISSRLEKEFQDLLSEECVELMINFLKLSLPGSKPKVWLDTIDFISTVRGGEEKSNYDALYNLEQRTSEFVDRLSGELERIKIQNNLEEDIHSLLQNIISFVGSNRLKAYFPKYRKSRYLDEIVKDTANKLWQSLSKQRDWELAIRDFLGDFSVPIMTIHKSKGLEYNTVIFLGLEDGAFWSFGSQTESDKKAFFVALSRAKERVIFTFSKAREVLHYRELKYLPQGHQNISQLYDLLSEAGVPTVNFD